The Eurosta solidaginis isolate ZX-2024a chromosome 4, ASM4086904v1, whole genome shotgun sequence genome includes a window with the following:
- the LOC137251113 gene encoding FAST kinase domain-containing protein 5, mitochondrial isoform X2 produces the protein MLTVPLLRCGLRRVIGYSHAIAKQQLSARSNLASTAFIHLSAGNAAKLFLDTENRHAHSILEQSLKPYQIFRLDDRTAISANMPERLELPEFVLNTPTTTTNITMEELLNAFTELTQYCIRTNTCISDERFQQFCQLFAKHSEQLNDAQLLTTLCQLAQLPTEATPRAPNYMEIWNSLDIECCRRIERWSTNELLLACDAWYALGLARTSGYVSEALCKVGRKIRRLKSEQLVQSMFYCNLLRRRVYDMFDYEVRLLNYVDSMSLQELGVMSMGFFKTQTPIRNPELLVKLFTRLEAELNTVDDITLVAIIKVLRYSSKLQQVPHILRLLELLQAQVPRISLLSCLHVALFGVELQCCHDGVLELVLHRFNREIDMARLKDMERICLAMGVFNYRGSSGVVEELCSKILEQLETKIDEIMSYPRAFVCCLHYLVLCGHYKEEMISSVLDERFIEHAYDKKKITLGREIFNLDSFVKINLRSEDYKGNVLPDKMRRKMGKLLTQYIPERNPKYKLNCTDLILVEVKETFERIYRPCTFKHILPHFDRPDVVICYDNAQRKAVPLADSCPEDYSDILTRSLLLGNADRPEVDTVVIVIVGWNNVIKDKNRFTGLFEMKLQQLRTLGHKPVVIFWYEWRTQETPVDRKQFLQRKLTNVINF, from the exons CAATTAAGTGCACGCTCGAATCTGGCCTCTACAGCTTTTATCCACCTAAGTGCAGGGAATGCAGCCAAACTCTTTCTGGACACGGAAAATAGGCATGCACATAGTATTTTGGAGCAATCCCTCAAACCTTATCAGATATTTCGGTTGGATGACAGAACTGCAATTAGCGCAAATATGCCTGAGCGGCTTGAACTGCCGGAATTTGTGTTAAACacccctacaacaacaacaaacatcacgaTGGAGGAATTGCTTAATGCATTCACAGAACTTACACAATATTGCATACGCACCAACACATGCATTTCAGATGAGCGTTTCCAACAATTTTGTCAATTATTCGCAAAACACAGCGAACAACTAAACGACGCGCAGTTGCTAACAACGCTATGTCAGCTTGCGCAATTGCCAACAGAGGCAACACCGCGTGCTCCAAATTATATGGAAATATGGAATAGCTTGGATATTGAATGTTGTCGACGTATTGAACGTTGGTCTACAAATGAATTGCTATTGGCATGTGATGCCTGGTATGCGCTTGGGTTGGCGCGTACTTCCGGTTATGTATCGGAAGCGCTTTGTAAGGTGGGACGTAAAATAAGACGCCTAAAATCAGAACAGTTGGTGCAATCAATGTTCTATTGCAATTTACTACGACGCCGAGTATATGATATGTTTGACTATGAAGTCAGATTACTTAATTATGTGGATAGTATGTCTTTGCAGGAGCTGGGTGTAATGTCAATGGGGTTTTTTAAAACACAAACACCTATACGTAATCCAGAACTGCTCGTGAAACTATTCACACGTCTAGAGGCTGAGTTAAATACAGTAGATGATATAACATTGGTGGCTATTATAAAAGTGCTACGCTATAGCAGTAAATTGCAACAAGTGCCACATATTTTAAGATTACTCGAGTTGCTGCAAGCACAAGTGCCACGTATTTCACTGCTCAGCTGCTTGCATGTTGCACTCTTTGGTGTTGAACTTCAATGTTGTCATGATGGTGTCTTGGAATTGGTATTGCATCGTTTTAATCGTGAAATCGATATGGCGCGATTAAAGGATATGGAGCGTATATGCTTAGCTATGGGCGTATTCAATTATCGTGGTAGCAGCGGTGTGGTAGAGGAGCTATGTTCTAAAATTCTCGAACAACTTGAAACTAAAATTGATGAAATTATGAGTTATCCACGCGCATTTGTTTGCTGTTTGCATTATTTGGTGTTGTGCGGTCATTACAAAGAAGAAATGATATCCTCCGTGTTGGACGAACGTTTTATAGAACACGCTTAtgataagaaaaaaattacattAGGACGTGAAATTTTCAATTTGGATTCGTTTGTAAAAATAAACTTGCGGTCAGAGGATTATAAAGGCAATGTGTTGCCGGATAAAATGCGCCGTAAGATGGGCAAATTATTAACACAGTATATACCGGAACGTAATCCAAAATATAAATTGAATTGTACAGATCTTATACTTGTAGAAGTTAAGGAGACCTTTGAACGCATATACCGTCCATGCACATTCAAGCATATCTTACCACATTTCGACCGCCCAGATGTGGTTATTTGCTATGATAATGCTCAGCGAAAGGCCGTACCACTTGCAGATAGTTGTCCCGAGGATTACA GCGATATCTTAACACGGAGTCTACTTTTGGGCAATGCAGACCGACCGGAAGTAGATACAGTTGTTATTGTGATCGTGGGTTGGAATAATGTCATTAAGGATAAGAATAGATTTACAGGATTGTTTGAAATGAAGCTGCAGCAGTTACGCACGTTGGGACATAAACCAGTTGTG
- the LOC137251113 gene encoding FAST kinase domain-containing protein 5, mitochondrial isoform X1, which yields MLTVPLLRCGLRRVIGYSHAIAKQQLSARSNLASTAFIHLSAGNAAKLFLDTENRHAHSILEQSLKPYQIFRLDDRTAISANMPERLELPEFVLNTPTTTTNITMEELLNAFTELTQYCIRTNTCISDERFQQFCQLFAKHSEQLNDAQLLTTLCQLAQLPTEATPRAPNYMEIWNSLDIECCRRIERWSTNELLLACDAWYALGLARTSGYVSEALCKVGRKIRRLKSEQLVQSMFYCNLLRRRVYDMFDYEVRLLNYVDSMSLQELGVMSMGFFKTQTPIRNPELLVKLFTRLEAELNTVDDITLVAIIKVLRYSSKLQQVPHILRLLELLQAQVPRISLLSCLHVALFGVELQCCHDGVLELVLHRFNREIDMARLKDMERICLAMGVFNYRGSSGVVEELCSKILEQLETKIDEIMSYPRAFVCCLHYLVLCGHYKEEMISSVLDERFIEHAYDKKKITLGREIFNLDSFVKINLRSEDYKGNVLPDKMRRKMGKLLTQYIPERNPKYKLNCTDLILVEVKETFERIYRPCTFKHILPHFDRPDVVICYDNAQRKAVPLADSCPEDYSGDILTRSLLLGNADRPEVDTVVIVIVGWNNVIKDKNRFTGLFEMKLQQLRTLGHKPVVIFWYEWRTQETPVDRKQFLQRKLTNVINF from the exons CAATTAAGTGCACGCTCGAATCTGGCCTCTACAGCTTTTATCCACCTAAGTGCAGGGAATGCAGCCAAACTCTTTCTGGACACGGAAAATAGGCATGCACATAGTATTTTGGAGCAATCCCTCAAACCTTATCAGATATTTCGGTTGGATGACAGAACTGCAATTAGCGCAAATATGCCTGAGCGGCTTGAACTGCCGGAATTTGTGTTAAACacccctacaacaacaacaaacatcacgaTGGAGGAATTGCTTAATGCATTCACAGAACTTACACAATATTGCATACGCACCAACACATGCATTTCAGATGAGCGTTTCCAACAATTTTGTCAATTATTCGCAAAACACAGCGAACAACTAAACGACGCGCAGTTGCTAACAACGCTATGTCAGCTTGCGCAATTGCCAACAGAGGCAACACCGCGTGCTCCAAATTATATGGAAATATGGAATAGCTTGGATATTGAATGTTGTCGACGTATTGAACGTTGGTCTACAAATGAATTGCTATTGGCATGTGATGCCTGGTATGCGCTTGGGTTGGCGCGTACTTCCGGTTATGTATCGGAAGCGCTTTGTAAGGTGGGACGTAAAATAAGACGCCTAAAATCAGAACAGTTGGTGCAATCAATGTTCTATTGCAATTTACTACGACGCCGAGTATATGATATGTTTGACTATGAAGTCAGATTACTTAATTATGTGGATAGTATGTCTTTGCAGGAGCTGGGTGTAATGTCAATGGGGTTTTTTAAAACACAAACACCTATACGTAATCCAGAACTGCTCGTGAAACTATTCACACGTCTAGAGGCTGAGTTAAATACAGTAGATGATATAACATTGGTGGCTATTATAAAAGTGCTACGCTATAGCAGTAAATTGCAACAAGTGCCACATATTTTAAGATTACTCGAGTTGCTGCAAGCACAAGTGCCACGTATTTCACTGCTCAGCTGCTTGCATGTTGCACTCTTTGGTGTTGAACTTCAATGTTGTCATGATGGTGTCTTGGAATTGGTATTGCATCGTTTTAATCGTGAAATCGATATGGCGCGATTAAAGGATATGGAGCGTATATGCTTAGCTATGGGCGTATTCAATTATCGTGGTAGCAGCGGTGTGGTAGAGGAGCTATGTTCTAAAATTCTCGAACAACTTGAAACTAAAATTGATGAAATTATGAGTTATCCACGCGCATTTGTTTGCTGTTTGCATTATTTGGTGTTGTGCGGTCATTACAAAGAAGAAATGATATCCTCCGTGTTGGACGAACGTTTTATAGAACACGCTTAtgataagaaaaaaattacattAGGACGTGAAATTTTCAATTTGGATTCGTTTGTAAAAATAAACTTGCGGTCAGAGGATTATAAAGGCAATGTGTTGCCGGATAAAATGCGCCGTAAGATGGGCAAATTATTAACACAGTATATACCGGAACGTAATCCAAAATATAAATTGAATTGTACAGATCTTATACTTGTAGAAGTTAAGGAGACCTTTGAACGCATATACCGTCCATGCACATTCAAGCATATCTTACCACATTTCGACCGCCCAGATGTGGTTATTTGCTATGATAATGCTCAGCGAAAGGCCGTACCACTTGCAGATAGTTGTCCCGAGGATTACAGTG GCGATATCTTAACACGGAGTCTACTTTTGGGCAATGCAGACCGACCGGAAGTAGATACAGTTGTTATTGTGATCGTGGGTTGGAATAATGTCATTAAGGATAAGAATAGATTTACAGGATTGTTTGAAATGAAGCTGCAGCAGTTACGCACGTTGGGACATAAACCAGTTGTG